From the genome of Fundulus heteroclitus isolate FHET01 chromosome 7, MU-UCD_Fhet_4.1, whole genome shotgun sequence, one region includes:
- the lmo7a gene encoding LIM domain only protein 7 isoform X18 has protein sequence MADNKNSLSYRRSLVIQPKASAQFNQFLPTKDKQSGYVPAPLRKKRAERHEDSRRSWTGSSYGEDEGVLTRQQPTPESSDGSKSTSDIAADPSVSRQNRLEELQKYREQIKESEDKWQDDLSKWKSRRRSVNSDIVKKKEEREKIAQILHGSDGKSKTLKEMQEERQSKGKNSIGSRLSSLSFLDDDEDVFEKPVVRAPTRAPPARSYTIDTPIYSSEPSKPPLRSAEPPAASPPTRRSPSPPAVQETVDGPAVTNSGATTNTPASHGSHSQAAPSPQESPAEESAAVPKTEEATRDAVPPSSTSTQKEPQPRPSLLGAPKEVEAPSADSLSRQQPQFSSMEPRPPGVSRVSASLPRSYQRPDSARLTSFVAPRPFGAQPSRISSLSRVHTTDDSHKGVNGNVDVSKKASVPSRYHQYMTSEDEAQSSSTPSSNEEEEEEEEEEEENSTVKDLSSTQSIKSVPPLVKTEAPVSAAPGKESSEEASCEMRISLNQKPNSSRDFGFQAAWDSTGAQVKSVQPGSSAEMCQLQVGDEVLTVNGLPVAQMSYGQWKSSLEEALQKGSLVMDVRRHGQNNWDRDQPSLPYKSHKTINLTSTDHPILLGSPETKSVNSSLDFTHQSVTETVTAKEPPTLPLVDVASNRVNGDSREEPVTMRNKESEPISLKNLKRRSEFFEQGGSGPRVSALVFLCGGSEAAMPDIPVPAITPTSSSRWSWDPEEERKRQEKWQKEQERLLQVKYKRDQEKLQEEWFKAQQDITTSVGYQQQPGSLQVNHSVGPRSPPSSVQQPTPALWEEEERQRKVEQERQRQAEERRRREEEERELLRLQEERKRREMQQEEEERKRREEKREEELRMQRMREEEQRRREEERRREEERRQQEAAEQQRRQKAFEQQRWAAVSHDFDSAAQPPLSFTDRAKSQSSPQLDEDDKPQRTVTGSAPLDKKSPQSLSQAELDRQQILNEMKKKTALLTDSSWIRQRSANTAVNKEGDVPPMRRGESLDNLDTSYNTRRSSWTPRSNSFAPNYSRPYSGYSGSSSLYSGISGARRPVSSTLPSSYSAGSLRGGAGTHTAPWSRASPSPPAPSQTTSPDLPSEAYQQRNRSVSGRKTCTFCDLALGKGAAMIIESLGLCFHLSCFKVRVGDARRHSGESHPHSLADPQRLTRSLRTLFPCRTNSGEYLDFFTAAQTFLSFQLFGNFGLKSNLISSFNDSSFTHLSPSSPLMEACGLFTLNTASVGTSPSGPVTF, from the exons ACAGCAGCCAACGCCAGAGAGTTCTGACGG GAGCAAATCGACAAGCGACATCGCGGCGGACCCCTCGGTCAGCCGGCAGAATCGCTTGGAAGAGCTTCAGAAGTACCGCGAGCAGATTAAAGAGAGTGAGGATAAGTGGCAGGAC GACCTGAGCAAATGGAAAAGTCGGCGCCGGAGCGTGAATTCTGATATAGTGAAGAAGAAGGAAGAACGGGAGAAGATAGCGCAGATCTTACACGGCAGCGACGGAAAGTCCAAGACCTTGAAGGAGATGCAAGAGGAGAG ACAAAGCAAAGGAAAGAACAGCATCGGCAGCCGTCTGTCATCTCTTTCGTTCTTGGACGACGACGAGGACGTGTTTGAGAAACCTGTGGTCCGTGCGCCTACCAGAGCACCTCCAGCCAGAAGCTACACCATCGACACTCCTATATATTCCTCAGAGCCCTCCAAGCCTCCTTTGAGATCTGCGGAGCCCCCGGCCGCTTCCCCACCCACTCGCAGGTCACCTTCACCTCCCGCTGTGCAGGAAACAGTGGACGGTCCTGCAGTCACAAACTCCGGCGCCACCACCAACACTCCTGCCAGCCACGGCTCCCACTCTCAAGCAGCTCCATCCCCGCAGGAGAGCCCAGCAGAGGAGAGCGCAGCTGTACCAAAGACAGAGGAGGCAACCAGGGACGCTGTCCCCCCTTCCTCCACCTCTACGCAGAAGGAGCCTCAGCCGAGGCCCTCATTGTTGGGAGCACCGAAGGAGGTGGAGGCCCCCTCCGCTGATTCACTGAGTAGACAACAACCACAGTTCAGCTCAATGGAGCCCAGGCCTCCCGGGGTGTCTCGGGTTTCCGCCTCTCTGCCCAGGAGCTACCAGAGACCGGATAGCGCGCGGCTAACCTCGTTTGTCGCTCCGAGGCCCTTTGGGGCCCAGCCGTCCCGCATCTCCTCCCTTTCCAGAGTGCATACG ACGGACGACTCTCACAAGGGCGTCAACGGCAACGTCGATGTTTCCAAGAAGGCGTCGGTCCCGAGCCGTTATCACCAGTACATGACCTCAGAGGACGAGGCTCAGTCCAGTTCCACACCGAGCAgcaatgaggaggaggaggaggaggaggaggaagaggaggagaataGCACCGTGAAGGACCTCTCCTCAACTCAGAGCATCAAGTCTGTCCCGCCTCTTGTCAAAACTGAAGCCCCAGTCAGTGCTGCTCCAGGCAAAGAGTCCAGCGAG GAGGCTTCCTGTGAGATGCGAATCAGCCTGAACCAGAAGCCCAACAGCAGCCGAGACTTTGGTTTTCAGGCTGCCTGGGACTCGACGGGAGCTCAGGTCAAATCCGTCCAACCAG GGAGCTCGGCTGAGATGTGCCAGCTGCAGGTCGGGGACGAAGTGCTGACGGTGAACGGGCTTCCGGTGGCACAGATGAGCTACGGGCAGTGGAAGTCCAGCCTGGAGGAGGCCCTGCAGAAGGGCAGCCTGGTCATGGATGTGCGCCGTCACGGCCAGAACA ACTGGGACAGAGATCAACCTTCCCTGCCATATAAAAGCCATAAGACCATCAATCTGACCAGTACGGATCATCCGATACTTCTAGGTTCCCCCGAGACAAAGAGCGTCAACTCCAGCCTGGACTTCACTCATCAATCAGTCACAGAAACGGTGACGGCTAAAGAACCTCCCACTCTTCCTCTTGTG GACGTGGCTTCAAACAGAGTTAATGGCGACTCCAGAGAGGAACCAGTGACCATGAGGAACAAAG AGTCAGAACCAATATCTTTGAAAAACTTAAAACGGAGGTCAGAGTTTTTTGAACAAG GTGGCTCAGGGCCTAGAGTCAGTGCGCTGGTCTTCCTCTGTG GAGGATCAGAGGCTGCCATGCCAGAT ATCCCTGTTCCAGCAATCACTCCCACATCCTCCAGCCGCTGGTCATGGGACCCAGAAGAAGAGCGCAAGAGACAAGAGAAATGGCAGAAGGAGCAAGAGCGCCTCCTTCAG GTAAAATACAAGCGTGACCAGGAGAAGCTGCAGGAGGAGTGGTTTAAGGCTCAGCAGGACATTACCACAAGCGTGGGCTACCAGCAG CAGCCGGGGAGTCTCCAGGTGAACCACAGCGTCGGCCCACGCTCGCCCCCGTCTTCTGTCCAGCAGCCCACACCTgctctgtgggaagaggaggagaggcagaggaaggtgGAGCAGGAGCGCCAGCGGCAggcggaggagaggaggaggagggaggaggaggagcgggagctgctgcggctccaggaggagaggaagaggagagaaatgcagcaggaggaggaggagaggaagagaagggAAGAGAAAAGGGAGGAGGAGCTGAGAATGCAAAGAATGAGAGAGGAGGAGCAacggaggagagaggaggaaaggaggagagaggaggaaaggaggcagcaggaggcggcggagcagcagcgTAGGCAGAAAGCCTTTGAGCAGCAGAGATG GGCTGCTGTCTCCCACGACTTTGACAGCGCTGCTCAGCCTCCACTGTCCTTTACCGACAG GGCTAAGTCTCAGTCGTCCCCCCAGCTTGATGAGGATGACAAGCCTCAGAGGACAG TGACGGGAAGCGCACCTCTTGACAAGAAGAGTCCGCAGTCTCTGTCGCAGGCCGAGCTGGATCGGCAGCAGATCCTGAACGagatgaagaagaagacggCGCTCCTGACGGACAGCAGCTGGATCCGCCAGCGCTCCGCCAACACGGCCGTCAACAAGGAGGGCGACGTGCCGCCTATGCGCAG AGGGGAATCTCTTGACAACTTGGACACTTCCTACAACACCCGGCGCTCATCGTGGACTCCCAGGAGCAACTCATTTGCTCCAAACTACTCTCGGCCTTACTCTGGCTACTCGGGCAGCTCCTCTTTGTACTCCGGGATCTCGGGGGCCCGCCGGCCCGTCTCCTCGACTCTACCCTCCTCCTACTCTGCGGGCTCCCTCCGAGGTGGGGCAGGAACCCACACGGCCCCTTGGTCCCGCGCGTCCCCTTCTCCTCCTGCTCCGTCGCAAACCACCTCTCCAGACCTCCCGTCTGAGGCCTACCAGCAGCGGAACAG GTCAGTGAGTGGCAGGAAGACCTGCACGTTCTGCGACCTGGCGCTGGGAAAGGGAGCGGCCATGATCATCGAGTCCCTCGGGCTCTGTTTTCATTTGAGCTGCTTTAAGGTGAGAGTCGGAGACGCCCGTCGGCACAGCGGAGAGAGTCATCCGCACTCCTTGGCTGATCCTCAGAGACTAACTCGCTCACTCCGAACTTTGTTTCCTTGTCGTACTAACTCGGGGGAATATCTTGATTTCTTCACAGCAGCTCaaacttttctttcctttcagcTCTTCGGGAACTTTGGCCTTAAATCAAATCTGATCTCTTCTTTCAATGATTCATCCTTCACTCATTTGTCACCTTCCTCACCCCTAATGGAGGCCTGTGGTCTGTTTACCCTCAACACGGCCTCCGTGGGCACTTCTCCATCCGGCCCAGTGACTTTTTAA